The genomic region AAGCCCTTAAGCAGGTTTTCGCCACCAGATTCGATTGTGGTCCGTATGACTTCCGGGTTGGTCATCAGGAAGTTGGTCGGTGAAATCGCATCGACGAATTGGCGGGTGTAAAATTCGACTTTCTGGGCGGTTTTATCGTCAAGCCCGTCCACATCGTGGACAACGTTTTGCATCCATTGGGATGACAGGAGATATGACTGCTTGATGAAATCAAACAGTTCATTGTTTTCCCATGCCTCGTCACGGAATCGACGATCCCCCTTTTGCGGGGAGACAACCGGTTCGGCTTCTTCGCCCATCATACGCAGGGTGGTGTTGTGCCACAGCGTATAATATTGCTGCCAAAGCTCCATCTGGGCTTCGACCAGCTTGACCGGGTTTTGCATCATGTGCGTGGTCAATTCGGCAAAGGCAGAGCCGATATTCAGCGGGTCCGGGTCGGATATTTCCGGATCTTCTGCCTGCTTTGCCAGGAATTCAGACACAAGTCGTTGACTTTTCTCAGCAATCTCTGCCATAGCGGCAGAGAGCTTTTCGGGATCCGGATGTTTGTTTTCAGTTTCGATGGCCTGTTGATCGCTCATGGGGCATTCCCTTATGATACCGCCGCGGATACAAGGTAACTTCAGAACATTTTTGCGTCTTTGCAATATCGCAAGACTTTTGACGTTCTATGTTCCGGGTATCCGATTGACGTTCCGGGTTGAAACTTTGCTTGATCCCAAGCTTATCATGGCCTTAGCCTAGCGCGTCGTTTAGGGGTAGTACAAGAATTATAAGGTGACGTTTTTGCGGATTGATTTAATGCAGACGTCGTCCAACTGAATTTGGAGCAGCGAAAAGAAATGGGCGTTCTGAAATCGACCACCGGGCAGGGGGCTTGGCAGGAGACTGCAAGGGGGAAGCTGCGGGTATTGCTGCAGACGGGCTCGGCCCTGGCTGTGGTGCTGACACTTGGCGCCTGTTCTTCGGTTCCCGATGCGATCAATCCGGTCGAGTGGGGCAAATCCGTCGGAGACATGTTTGATGGCGAAGATGAAGAGCGCGCCGTCAAATCCGACGAAGCCATTCCGGGTGAGGATGGCGAGTACCCGAACCTTTCCGACACGCCCGCCAAACCGGTTGTCACCGGCGATGCAGAACGTGATGCACTGGTTGCCGGCCTGGCCGCAGACCGCCAGAATGCCCAGTATGAACAGGGTGGCCGCCGTCAAAGCAGCCCGCCTGTGAACGCGCTGCAAGCCGCACCGGCTGCACCGGCGTCGCAACCCGCGATCAATCCGGCACCGACAACACCGGTTTCCAGCAGTTCGATGGCCGATACCGGCAGTACTGCCGCGGCAGCTGCAACCACGAGCGCGGTCACCTCTGCGCCAAGCGGCTCCAAGATTGCCGACGAATGGAATGCAAAATCCCCGTCCAGTGGCCCGGTCCCGACGTCAGAAGCCCCGCCTGCAGCACCGACTGCGGCCCAGGGTGATGATGCCCGGGCGCAGCAGCTGGCAGCCTATGAGGCAGCACAGGCAGCGCAGAGTGGACAGTCTGCACAGCAGACGGGTGCGGGTGCTCCTGTATCGTCTGGTGATCCGGTCATGGATCAGTATCAGCGTCGTCTGGCCGAAGGTCAGGGCGTCTTTGCCAACGAACCGGCGCCAGTGCAGACGCAGGAATTTGATTATTCGATGTATTCCGATAATGGTTCGGTGATCGTCGATGAAAGCCAGTTGGGCGGGGCGGAGCCGATGTATGGCGACTCCGCATCTTATGACATGACGGTCACCAATGATGCCCTGGCATCACGCCTTGGCGTGCAGTCGATCGATCAGGCCGGCCCGGCTGTCAGTGAAGTCCAGATCGCACAGATCCAGTTCGCGCACGGTTCGACCAACCTTGGTGGTGCAGATTACAACGTTCTTGAACAGGTTGCCGCAACCTGGCAGCAGACCAGCGGCTTTATCCGCGTGATTGGTCATGCATCAATGCGTACCGGCAATATGTCGCTTGAACAGCACCTGGCGGTAAATCGCCGTGTGTCCGAAGGCCGTGCTGCGGCCGTCGTGTCGCGTTTGATTGAGCTTGGCGTCAATCCGAATGCAATCTTTGTCGGGGCGGATGGCTCGGCCGATCCGCGCTACTACGAAGGCGTTCCGGCGGGCGAAGCCGGCAACCGTCGTGTCGAGATTTATCTGGATTACTGATCACGTCGATCAGAACAGTTCAGAACCAAACAGCAAAACGCGGAGGGAGAAATTCTTCCGCGTTTTTTTGTGTTTGGAGCGTCGGGCGTGCCGAAATGGTCGGGTTTTTGCCGTCAGCCTGACGTCACCCAGTCCTTTCGGTGCCGTAAAACGCATTTATGCGTATTTTCCGCGCATTAATTCGTTGAGTATGATTTCAAGAAAAGGTACATCCTTCGAATTGTACGCTATTAATGGCCTGAATATCGGGCCTAAACGCAACTTTCGAGAAATCGAGGATATGCTTTTCGCATAAAATTCGAATTTCAGTGATTTAACGAGGAAACAGGATAATGTCGCAGGACTTCCACCGCATAAAACGTCTACCGCCTTATGTATTCGCAGAAGTAAATGCGATGAAGGCGGCGGCGCGGCGAGCGGGGGAGGACATTATCGATTTCGGCATGGGCAACCCGGACCCGGCAACCCCGCAGCATATCGTCGACAAGCTGGTTGAAACGGTTCAGAACCCGCGCACCCATGGCTATTCGATGTCGCGCGGCATTCCCGGCCTGCGCAAGGCATTGGCGGCCTATTACGGACGTCGTTTTGGTGTTGATATTGATCCGGAAACCGAAACCGTTGTGACCCTTGGTTCCAAGGAAGGTTTGGCAAACCTGGCTGCGGCGATCACAAGCCCCGGCGATATTTTTTTGGTGCCCAACCCGTCCTATCCGATCCATGCATTCGGCTTCATCATTGCCGGGGCCGCATTGCGCCATATCCCGATTGGTCACGATGATCAGGGGACGTTCAATACCGAAAGCTTTATGGATCAGCTTCATCGCGCGGTGAAACACTCGGTCCCGAAACCAAGTGCGGTGGTCCTGAACTTCCCGGCCAACCCGACCGCCCTTGTGGTGGATCTGGCGTTCTATCAGGAAGTTGTCGATTTCTGCCGCAAGCATGAAATCTATGTGCTCTCAGATATTGCCTATTCCGAGATCTATTTTGATGGCAATCCGCCGCCCTCGATCCTGCAGTGCAAGGGTGCAAAGGATATCGCCG from Thalassospira indica harbors:
- a CDS encoding OmpA family protein; protein product: MGVLKSTTGQGAWQETARGKLRVLLQTGSALAVVLTLGACSSVPDAINPVEWGKSVGDMFDGEDEERAVKSDEAIPGEDGEYPNLSDTPAKPVVTGDAERDALVAGLAADRQNAQYEQGGRRQSSPPVNALQAAPAAPASQPAINPAPTTPVSSSSMADTGSTAAAAATTSAVTSAPSGSKIADEWNAKSPSSGPVPTSEAPPAAPTAAQGDDARAQQLAAYEAAQAAQSGQSAQQTGAGAPVSSGDPVMDQYQRRLAEGQGVFANEPAPVQTQEFDYSMYSDNGSVIVDESQLGGAEPMYGDSASYDMTVTNDALASRLGVQSIDQAGPAVSEVQIAQIQFAHGSTNLGGADYNVLEQVAATWQQTSGFIRVIGHASMRTGNMSLEQHLAVNRRVSEGRAAAVVSRLIELGVNPNAIFVGADGSADPRYYEGVPAGEAGNRRVEIYLDY
- a CDS encoding LL-diaminopimelate aminotransferase, translated to MSQDFHRIKRLPPYVFAEVNAMKAAARRAGEDIIDFGMGNPDPATPQHIVDKLVETVQNPRTHGYSMSRGIPGLRKALAAYYGRRFGVDIDPETETVVTLGSKEGLANLAAAITSPGDIFLVPNPSYPIHAFGFIIAGAALRHIPIGHDDQGTFNTESFMDQLHRAVKHSVPKPSAVVLNFPANPTALVVDLAFYQEVVDFCRKHEIYVLSDIAYSEIYFDGNPPPSILQCKGAKDIAVEFYSLSKTYSMAGWRIGFATGNKKLINALTRIKSYLDYGAFTPVQVAATAALNGPQDCVEEFRNLYRERRDIFIEGAQSAGWEIPSPAATMFAWAPIPDAFAELGSLDFSKLLLQEAGVAVAPGLGFGEYGDRHVRIALVENKHRIRQANRNIKQFFAKCPDAESARELLKKSV